From the Hymenobacter yonginensis genome, one window contains:
- a CDS encoding DUF7948 domain-containing protein: MLLSTFRVLTFSTLLAALPALAARPPQAVPTEKASLEFIENKGQWDAATRYGAQLPSGQLFVGPAGFTYSFLDPAALRRHAHHGAETETLPTATDDNLRGHAYSVSFEGASPAPDLTGEDGTAAPYNYFQGSDPHHWASNARGFRRVRYQNLYPGIGAVVYENTQQQLEYDFLVAPNSKPAAIRLRYTGLDKLSLSPDGSLLVQTSIGHLTEQAPKAWQTDARGQRVAVPCAFVLQGTTVSFRLGQYDRRRPLVIDPTVIFSSFTGSTADNWGFTATYDAQGNMYSGGVVFAAGYPSTLGSFQTTFAGATDVGIIKYNTAVSGSTARLYATYLGGTSMDAPHSMVVNPRGELVILGTTGSANFPVSTGCYDTSHNGGPSVRPSNMSSATYSNGVDLFIAKLSANGSVLTGSTFLGGSGSDGYLASERLGNSPVVNYGDPYRGDVTVDSDGNVYLASVTNSLNFPAGTGFRSSYQGGTSDGIVAKLSADLRTLVWATYLGGNSADAAYSLQVDATRGVYVAGGTTSTNFPVTPGAYLTTFQGVTDGFITHLNSTGTALLQSSFAGSSAYDQAFFVELDAANNAYLLGQTQGNLPMTAGLYGVTNGRQFIQKLNPTLSSSLYYTRFGSGRTLFPDISLTAFLVDDCERIYISGWGGSVNDASGSGTTFLPVTPNAIQPTTDGSDFYLAQFRPGMTALEYATFYGERGGRSGEHVDGGTSRFDKKGVVYQAVCGGCGGSSGFPMPPGANTYSTTNRSTNCNNAAFKIDFGIVTADPGPNRYVCVGSAPITLGGSPAGGTWTGPGVTALAGGGYQFTPTPARLGVNILTYSVASTGTCVSTRPLRVTVTPERPVTVAPLPPRCVNSGSVALTATPLGGTFSGPGVSGSIFNPTVAGVGTHTIRYAISDTLGCGVGTQTVVVSLVPEVRAGRDTTLCADQMAPFQLRGMTPAGGTWSGTGVTPGGLFTPPNTNNRGGIFPLRYTYSQNGCENVAVRTVLLAPTSSANAPLNLPVCSASPRYAGLAPFNCEFEPALAGGTYDWDFGDGSPHGTTANPTHLYEQPGTYTVRLTARYSNCVVETAFSPLEVGEMKVPNIITPNRDSLNDTFKPLFSCKPTRLQIFNRWGTLVYETQDYHNNWGGENLPEGTYYYLLRDTENRRAKGWVEITR; this comes from the coding sequence ATGCTCCTTTCTACATTCCGGGTTCTTACATTCAGCACCTTACTGGCCGCGCTGCCGGCCCTGGCTGCCCGCCCCCCGCAGGCCGTACCCACCGAGAAGGCCTCGCTGGAATTCATCGAAAACAAAGGCCAGTGGGACGCTGCCACCCGCTACGGCGCCCAACTGCCCAGCGGCCAGCTGTTCGTGGGGCCAGCCGGCTTCACCTACAGCTTCCTCGACCCCGCCGCCCTGCGCCGCCACGCCCACCACGGCGCCGAAACCGAGACCCTGCCCACGGCCACCGACGACAACCTGCGCGGCCACGCCTATTCGGTGTCGTTTGAGGGAGCCAGCCCCGCCCCCGACCTGACCGGCGAAGACGGGACGGCAGCGCCTTACAACTACTTCCAGGGCTCCGACCCGCACCACTGGGCCAGCAATGCCCGCGGCTTCCGGCGGGTGCGCTACCAGAACCTGTACCCCGGCATCGGGGCCGTAGTCTACGAAAACACGCAGCAGCAACTGGAATACGACTTTCTGGTGGCTCCCAACAGCAAGCCCGCCGCCATCCGGCTGCGCTACACCGGCCTCGACAAGCTCAGCCTTAGTCCCGACGGCAGCCTGCTGGTGCAAACGTCTATTGGCCACCTCACCGAGCAGGCCCCCAAAGCCTGGCAGACCGACGCCCGCGGCCAGCGCGTGGCCGTACCGTGCGCCTTCGTGCTGCAGGGTACCACAGTCAGCTTCCGACTGGGCCAGTACGACCGGCGCCGCCCGCTCGTCATCGACCCGACCGTTATCTTCTCGTCGTTTACCGGCTCCACGGCCGACAACTGGGGCTTCACGGCCACTTATGACGCGCAGGGTAATATGTACTCGGGCGGCGTGGTGTTTGCGGCCGGCTACCCCTCCACGCTGGGTTCGTTTCAGACTACGTTTGCCGGCGCCACCGACGTTGGCATTATCAAATACAATACCGCCGTCAGCGGCTCCACGGCGCGCCTCTACGCCACCTACCTGGGCGGCACCAGCATGGACGCCCCCCATAGCATGGTCGTGAATCCGCGCGGTGAGCTGGTGATATTGGGCACTACCGGCTCTGCCAACTTCCCGGTTTCAACTGGCTGCTACGATACCAGCCACAATGGAGGGCCGTCCGTCAGGCCTTCCAACATGAGTTCGGCCACTTATTCAAATGGCGTTGATTTGTTTATTGCCAAGCTGTCGGCCAATGGCAGCGTGCTTACCGGCAGCACCTTCCTGGGGGGTTCGGGCAGCGACGGCTACCTAGCGAGCGAGCGGCTTGGCAACTCACCGGTGGTCAACTACGGCGACCCATACCGTGGCGACGTGACCGTAGACAGCGACGGCAACGTGTATCTGGCGTCCGTTACGAACAGCCTGAACTTCCCGGCCGGCACCGGCTTCCGCAGCAGCTACCAGGGCGGTACCTCCGACGGCATCGTGGCCAAGCTTTCGGCTGATCTGCGCACGCTCGTGTGGGCCACTTATTTGGGCGGCAACAGCGCCGATGCAGCGTATTCTCTGCAGGTAGATGCCACGCGCGGGGTATACGTGGCGGGCGGCACCACCAGCACCAACTTCCCCGTTACGCCGGGCGCCTACCTCACCACGTTTCAGGGCGTTACGGACGGCTTTATCACGCACCTGAACAGCACCGGCACCGCGCTGCTACAAAGCAGCTTCGCCGGCAGCTCTGCCTATGACCAAGCCTTCTTTGTGGAATTGGATGCGGCCAACAACGCCTATCTGCTGGGCCAGACCCAGGGCAACCTGCCCATGACGGCGGGGCTTTACGGCGTAACCAACGGCCGCCAGTTCATCCAGAAACTCAACCCTACGCTATCCAGCAGTCTGTACTACACTCGTTTCGGCAGCGGCCGCACCCTCTTCCCCGACATTTCGCTCACGGCCTTTCTGGTGGATGACTGCGAGCGAATTTACATCAGTGGCTGGGGCGGCTCCGTCAACGATGCCAGCGGCAGCGGCACCACATTCCTGCCCGTCACGCCCAACGCCATCCAGCCCACCACCGACGGCTCCGACTTCTACCTGGCCCAGTTCCGCCCCGGCATGACGGCTCTGGAATACGCCACCTTCTACGGTGAGCGGGGCGGCCGCAGCGGCGAGCATGTGGACGGCGGCACCTCGCGCTTCGACAAGAAAGGTGTGGTGTATCAGGCCGTATGCGGCGGCTGCGGCGGCTCATCAGGCTTCCCGATGCCGCCGGGCGCCAACACCTACTCCACCACCAACCGCAGCACCAACTGCAACAACGCGGCCTTCAAAATCGACTTCGGCATCGTCACCGCCGACCCTGGCCCGAACCGCTACGTGTGCGTGGGCAGCGCGCCCATCACGCTGGGCGGCAGCCCCGCCGGCGGCACTTGGACCGGTCCCGGCGTCACGGCCCTGGCCGGCGGCGGCTACCAGTTCACGCCCACTCCGGCGCGGCTGGGAGTAAACATCCTCACCTACTCAGTGGCTTCCACCGGCACCTGCGTCAGCACCCGGCCGTTGCGCGTCACGGTCACGCCGGAGCGGCCCGTGACGGTGGCGCCACTGCCGCCGCGCTGCGTCAACTCGGGCAGTGTGGCTCTCACGGCCACGCCGCTGGGCGGCACGTTCAGCGGACCGGGCGTGTCGGGCAGCATCTTCAACCCCACCGTGGCCGGCGTCGGCACGCACACCATCCGCTACGCCATTTCTGATACGCTGGGCTGCGGCGTCGGCACCCAGACGGTGGTGGTAAGCCTGGTACCGGAAGTACGCGCCGGCCGCGACACTACTCTGTGTGCCGACCAGATGGCTCCTTTCCAGCTTCGCGGTATGACCCCGGCCGGTGGTACCTGGAGCGGCACCGGCGTCACGCCGGGCGGCCTGTTCACGCCACCCAACACCAACAACCGCGGCGGCATTTTCCCGCTGCGCTACACTTACTCGCAGAACGGCTGCGAAAACGTGGCGGTCCGGACGGTGCTGCTAGCGCCCACTTCCTCGGCCAATGCCCCCCTCAACCTGCCCGTGTGCTCGGCCTCGCCGCGCTACGCCGGCCTAGCACCCTTCAACTGCGAGTTTGAGCCTGCCTTGGCTGGTGGCACCTACGACTGGGACTTCGGCGACGGTTCACCGCACGGCACCACCGCCAATCCCACGCACCTCTACGAGCAGCCCGGCACCTACACCGTCCGGCTCACGGCGCGGTACTCCAACTGCGTCGTCGAAACAGCCTTCTCGCCGCTGGAAGTGGGCGAAATGAAGGTCCCCAACATCATCACCCCCAACCGCGACTCGCTCAACGACACGTTCAAGCCCCTGTTCAGCTGCAAGCCCACCCGCCTGCAGATCTTCAACCGCTGGGGCACGCTGGTCTACGAAACCCAGGACTACCACAACAACTGGGGCGGCGAAAACCTGCCCGAAGGCACCTACTATTACCTCCTACGCGACACCGAAAATCGCCGCGCCAAAGGCTGGGTGGAAATCACGCGGTGA
- the cysS gene encoding cysteine--tRNA ligase, whose protein sequence is MQHPLSLYNTLTRRKAPFEPLHAPFVGVYLCGPTVYSEAHVGNARGPVVFDVLTRYLRHLGYTVRYVRNITDVGHLEGDADEGEDKISKRARAQQLEPMQVAEQFANLYQAHMTALGCLPPDITPRASGHIIEQIEMVQQIIDNGFGYESNGSVYFDVPAYNAAGRNYGKLSNRVVEELLAGSRDNLAGQEEKRSPLDFALWKRADERHLMRWASPWSDGFPGWHLECSAMSRKYLGAEFDIHGGGLDLMFPHHECEIAQSQACNHPTNEAQVWMHNNMITVNGAKMSKAVGNFITMSQLFEGTNATLAQAYSPMTVRFFLLQAHYRSTVDITDEGLQAARKGYRKLMNGLRLLDKLREASLSSDVIKARTVAPVAEGKVPDTTTADAELRKLVQDCFVGLNDDLNTARAIASLFNLLRKLNGFHANPATLATVSAAALQEATDAYQTLVADVLGLVDEPRASAEDLLSLTLEFYQEAKATKAYDKVDQIRAALKTQGIVVKDTKAGIDWAYSEE, encoded by the coding sequence ATGCAGCACCCTCTTTCGCTTTATAATACGCTTACCCGCCGCAAAGCCCCGTTCGAACCCCTGCACGCGCCCTTCGTGGGGGTGTACCTCTGCGGCCCGACCGTGTACAGCGAGGCCCACGTGGGCAACGCCCGCGGGCCGGTGGTGTTTGATGTGCTGACGCGCTACCTGCGCCACCTCGGCTACACGGTGCGCTACGTGCGCAACATCACCGACGTAGGCCACCTCGAAGGCGACGCCGACGAGGGCGAAGACAAGATCAGCAAGCGCGCCCGCGCCCAGCAGTTGGAGCCTATGCAGGTGGCCGAGCAGTTCGCCAACCTCTACCAGGCCCATATGACGGCCCTGGGCTGCCTGCCGCCCGATATCACGCCCCGCGCCAGCGGCCACATCATCGAGCAGATTGAGATGGTGCAGCAGATCATCGACAACGGCTTCGGCTACGAGTCCAACGGCTCGGTGTACTTTGATGTGCCCGCTTACAACGCCGCCGGCCGCAACTATGGCAAGCTCTCCAACCGCGTGGTGGAAGAGCTGCTGGCTGGCTCGCGCGACAACCTCGCCGGCCAGGAAGAAAAACGCAGCCCGCTGGATTTTGCCCTCTGGAAACGCGCCGATGAGCGCCACCTGATGCGCTGGGCTTCACCCTGGAGCGACGGGTTTCCGGGCTGGCACCTGGAGTGCTCGGCTATGAGCCGCAAGTACCTCGGCGCCGAGTTCGACATCCACGGCGGCGGGCTGGATTTGATGTTTCCGCACCACGAGTGCGAAATAGCCCAGAGCCAGGCCTGCAACCACCCCACCAACGAGGCGCAGGTGTGGATGCACAACAACATGATTACGGTGAACGGCGCCAAGATGAGCAAGGCTGTTGGCAACTTCATCACCATGAGCCAGCTGTTTGAAGGCACCAACGCCACGCTGGCGCAGGCCTACTCGCCCATGACGGTGCGCTTCTTCCTGCTGCAGGCCCACTACCGCAGCACTGTGGATATCACCGACGAAGGCCTGCAGGCGGCCCGCAAAGGCTACCGCAAGCTGATGAACGGCCTGCGCCTGCTGGATAAGCTGCGCGAAGCCAGCCTCTCGTCGGACGTTATCAAGGCGCGCACGGTGGCGCCCGTGGCCGAGGGCAAGGTGCCCGACACCACCACCGCCGACGCCGAGCTGCGCAAGCTGGTGCAGGATTGCTTTGTGGGTTTGAACGACGACCTGAACACGGCCCGCGCCATTGCCAGCCTGTTCAATCTGCTGCGTAAGCTCAACGGCTTCCACGCTAACCCGGCCACGCTGGCCACGGTCAGCGCCGCCGCGCTGCAGGAAGCCACCGACGCCTACCAGACGCTGGTAGCCGATGTGCTGGGCCTCGTGGACGAACCCCGCGCCAGCGCCGAAGACCTGCTCAGCCTCACGCTGGAGTTCTACCAGGAAGCCAAAGCCACCAAGGCCTACGACAAAGTAGACCAGATCCGCGCGGCCCTCAAAACCCAGGGCATCGTGGTGAAGGATACCAAAGCCGGCATCGACTGGGCTTACAGCGAAGAGTAA
- a CDS encoding GNAT family N-acetyltransferase — protein MSVNLHLVTAADFAAHTAGLTELLRDAVDSGASVGFLPPLAAAEAREFWAGVEKDVAAETTLLLVAAEAGQLVGTVQLVLATKPNGLHRAEVAKLLVHSQFQRRGIGRQLMLAVEELARQHQRSTLVLDTLQGAGSEQLYQQLGYVAVGAIPQFARVASGALEATVVYYKLLK, from the coding sequence ATGTCTGTCAACCTTCACCTTGTCACGGCCGCAGATTTTGCGGCACATACCGCTGGCCTGACCGAGTTGCTGCGCGATGCTGTTGATTCAGGCGCTTCGGTGGGCTTTCTGCCGCCGCTGGCTGCGGCGGAGGCCCGGGAGTTCTGGGCGGGCGTGGAAAAGGATGTGGCCGCAGAAACTACGCTGCTGCTGGTAGCTGCAGAGGCCGGCCAGCTGGTGGGCACCGTGCAACTGGTGCTGGCCACTAAACCCAACGGCCTACACCGCGCCGAAGTGGCCAAGCTACTCGTGCACTCCCAATTCCAGCGTCGCGGCATCGGGCGGCAGCTGATGCTGGCCGTGGAAGAGCTGGCCCGCCAGCACCAGCGCAGCACGCTGGTCCTCGACACCCTGCAGGGCGCCGGCTCCGAGCAGCTGTACCAGCAGCTCGGCTACGTGGCCGTGGGCGCCATCCCGCAGTTCGCACGCGTGGCCAGCGGCGCGCTGGAAGCTACGGTGGTGTACTATAAGCTGCTGAAGTAA
- a CDS encoding endonuclease/exonuclease/phosphatase family protein: protein MRRSFAFTCTLLLIGWLLAAIACVQIPAYTFWPAAFGALTLPVALALNLVAAFYWVLRNWRVAALPIGIAVLTWPHFQRGLAVHPLRLAPLAADSTAGPRVRVLSANVRIFNVYPQLRDKDLSSSKKMIQWLADSPAEIVCLQEFYNEPRTSTSREKNVFNAVERIGERSGRQAFLSKTLTNGAGSEFGMAIFSRYPMLRRGTVQFGKLSQNHAMWADLRLPSGDTIRVFNFHLQSMSMDEQDIVDSYSSKSGLKKKGLGLLRRFKRGLVARSWQVDTLVQRFERSPYPLLLCADLNDLPYSYSYDQLADRFQNAWATVGNGVGATYNGRLPFVRIDNQFAGPEWQVDEFWVHYEIPYSDHFPTLATYRLVEK, encoded by the coding sequence GTGCGTCGTTCGTTTGCTTTCACCTGCACCCTGCTCCTGATTGGCTGGCTGCTCGCGGCCATTGCCTGCGTGCAGATACCGGCCTATACCTTCTGGCCGGCGGCTTTCGGGGCCCTCACGCTGCCCGTGGCGCTAGCCCTCAACCTGGTGGCTGCCTTCTACTGGGTGCTGCGCAACTGGCGGGTGGCGGCGTTGCCTATCGGAATAGCGGTGCTCACGTGGCCGCATTTTCAGCGCGGGCTGGCGGTGCATCCGCTGCGCCTAGCCCCGCTGGCTGCCGACAGCACGGCCGGCCCGCGGGTGCGGGTGCTGAGCGCCAACGTGCGCATCTTCAACGTGTATCCGCAGCTGCGCGATAAAGACTTGAGCTCCTCGAAAAAGATGATTCAGTGGCTGGCCGACAGCCCCGCCGAAATCGTGTGTCTGCAGGAGTTCTACAACGAGCCGCGCACGTCCACGAGCCGTGAGAAAAACGTGTTCAACGCCGTGGAGCGGATTGGGGAGCGGAGCGGGCGGCAGGCGTTTCTGTCCAAGACCCTCACCAACGGGGCCGGCTCCGAGTTCGGCATGGCCATCTTCTCGCGCTACCCCATGCTGCGGCGCGGCACCGTGCAGTTTGGCAAGCTCAGCCAGAACCACGCCATGTGGGCCGACCTGCGCCTGCCCTCCGGCGACACTATCCGGGTGTTCAACTTCCACCTGCAGAGCATGAGCATGGACGAGCAGGACATCGTGGACAGCTACTCCAGCAAGTCGGGCCTGAAGAAGAAGGGCCTGGGGCTGCTGCGCCGCTTCAAGCGCGGGCTGGTGGCCCGCAGCTGGCAGGTGGATACGCTGGTGCAGCGCTTCGAGCGCAGCCCCTACCCGCTGCTGCTCTGCGCCGACCTCAACGACCTGCCCTATAGCTACAGCTACGACCAGCTGGCCGACCGGTTCCAGAATGCCTGGGCTACCGTGGGCAACGGCGTGGGCGCCACCTACAACGGCCGCCTGCCCTTCGTCCGCATCGACAACCAGTTTGCCGGCCCCGAGTGGCAGGTGGATGAGTTCTGGGTGCACTACGAAATTCCGTACTCCGACCACTTTCCGACGCTGGCCACGTATCGGTTGGTTGAAAAGTGA
- a CDS encoding S66 peptidase family protein, with product MPTTAPPFLRPHDQVAIVCPARSASHQELAAAVATLESWGLRVVLGESTNVAHHQFGGDDEIRRRDFQQQLDNPEIRAILSARGGYGTTRIIDQIDFSRFAENPKWVAGFSDITTLNCHLLALGHQSIHGVMPLLFGQTGGEESLESLRRALFGEPVRYEVAPHALNRFGTATGELVGGNLSLLQTLTGTRSDVATAGRILFLEDIDEYLYAIDRMMVHLDRTGKLQHLAGLLVGHFTNPQDNTIPYGQTPNEIIQHYADKYDFPVAHGFPVGHEPRNMALICGRPARLTVDATGSRLEYM from the coding sequence ATGCCTACTACCGCCCCTCCTTTCCTGCGTCCTCATGATCAGGTAGCCATTGTTTGCCCCGCCCGCTCGGCCTCGCACCAGGAACTGGCCGCCGCCGTGGCCACCCTCGAAAGCTGGGGCCTGCGCGTGGTGCTGGGCGAAAGCACCAATGTGGCGCATCACCAATTCGGGGGCGACGATGAAATCCGGCGCCGCGACTTCCAGCAGCAGCTCGACAACCCCGAAATCCGGGCCATCCTGAGCGCCCGCGGCGGCTACGGCACCACCCGCATCATCGACCAGATCGACTTTTCCCGCTTCGCCGAAAACCCCAAATGGGTAGCCGGCTTCTCCGACATCACCACCCTCAACTGCCACCTGCTGGCGCTGGGCCACCAGAGCATCCACGGCGTGATGCCGCTGCTGTTTGGGCAAACCGGCGGCGAGGAGTCGCTGGAAAGTCTGCGGCGGGCGCTGTTTGGGGAGCCGGTGCGCTACGAGGTGGCGCCGCACGCGCTCAACCGCTTCGGCACGGCCACCGGCGAGCTAGTGGGCGGCAACCTGAGTTTGCTGCAGACCCTCACCGGCACCCGCTCCGACGTGGCCACGGCCGGCCGCATCCTGTTCCTGGAAGACATCGACGAGTACCTGTATGCCATCGACCGGATGATGGTGCACCTGGACCGCACCGGTAAGCTACAGCACCTAGCCGGCCTGCTGGTGGGCCACTTCACCAACCCCCAGGACAACACCATCCCCTACGGCCAGACGCCCAACGAAATCATCCAGCACTACGCCGATAAGTACGATTTTCCGGTAGCCCACGGCTTTCCCGTCGGCCACGAGCCCCGGAACATGGCCCTGATCTGCGGCCGCCCCGCCCGCCTCACCGTGGATGCCACCGGCAGCCGGCTGGAGTATATGTAA
- a CDS encoding M28 family peptidase, whose amino-acid sequence MKIFRLAPAALAALLLLTGCPDKKPATTEVEAPAKLPAAPAFNPDSAYAYVAKQVAFGPRVPNTAAHVNTGDWVVARFKALGLTVREQPFVAMAFDGKMLKSRNIIAQFQPQAARRVAIFTHWDTRPFADKDTKRKNAPLDGASDGASGVGIALEMARVLAAQPDSLTPAVGIDFILFDSEDYGYDSSTQSELTNQLASQETSGGSSWCLGSQYWSKNLVPGNYKPEFGILLDMVGAKNAKFTREGISRESARDVVDKVWNLAAQIGYSDYFLFQDSPGITDDHAFTNQAGIRTIDIIDYLPTGQFQPYHHTTDDNMSVIDRRTLKAVGQTVLQTVYGE is encoded by the coding sequence ATGAAAATCTTCCGCCTTGCGCCAGCTGCTCTGGCCGCGCTGCTGCTGCTCACCGGCTGCCCCGACAAAAAGCCCGCTACCACCGAGGTAGAAGCGCCGGCCAAGCTGCCCGCCGCGCCGGCCTTCAACCCCGACTCAGCCTACGCTTACGTGGCCAAGCAGGTGGCTTTCGGGCCACGGGTGCCCAACACGGCTGCCCACGTAAACACCGGCGACTGGGTGGTAGCCCGGTTTAAGGCGTTGGGCCTGACGGTGCGCGAGCAGCCGTTTGTGGCCATGGCCTTCGATGGCAAGATGCTGAAGTCGCGCAACATCATCGCGCAGTTTCAGCCACAGGCCGCGCGCCGCGTGGCCATCTTCACGCACTGGGACACCCGCCCCTTTGCCGATAAGGACACCAAGCGCAAAAACGCCCCTCTCGACGGCGCTTCCGACGGCGCCAGCGGCGTAGGCATTGCCCTGGAAATGGCCCGCGTGCTGGCCGCCCAGCCCGACAGCCTCACGCCCGCCGTCGGTATCGACTTCATCTTGTTTGACTCCGAAGACTACGGCTACGATTCCAGCACCCAGAGCGAGCTGACCAACCAGCTGGCCAGCCAGGAAACGTCGGGCGGCTCCAGCTGGTGCCTGGGCTCGCAGTACTGGAGCAAAAACCTAGTGCCCGGCAACTACAAGCCGGAGTTCGGGATTCTGCTGGACATGGTGGGCGCCAAAAACGCCAAGTTCACCCGCGAAGGAATTTCCCGCGAAAGTGCCCGCGACGTGGTGGATAAAGTGTGGAACCTGGCCGCCCAAATCGGCTACTCCGACTACTTCCTGTTTCAGGATTCGCCGGGCATCACCGACGACCACGCCTTCACCAACCAGGCCGGCATCCGCACCATCGACATCATCGACTACCTGCCCACCGGCCAGTTCCAGCCCTATCACCACACCACCGACGACAACATGAGTGTCATTGACCGGCGCACGCTCAAGGCCGTGGGCCAGACCGTGCTGCAGACGGTGTACGGCGAGTAG